One stretch of Clostridia bacterium DNA includes these proteins:
- a CDS encoding sugar ABC transporter substrate-binding protein, giving the protein MKKSLAKLILTIMILSLIVVAVGCGGQDQQDGQDDQNDKVSEGDSNEGDGESVEIVWWQYPRFTNIEEKEVGDFESEIIADFEEENPNIKVKIEMIPWNGGPEKVNVAIASNSTPDVLFDYPGRIMGYATQDVLVPLDDVVTDDIKGDIPENLLQACQLDGTTYMYPCGATPIVVAVNLDFFKEIGKEDLLPLDKEDRTWTLEEFETALKAVKDSGKDVYPSMLFAGNEQGDSSMRMFIQSAFDAELINDDHTEIIFNNENAVKGLEWMIEKYKEGLFAPGAESTVSLDVVETFFQTKSAINIMASPQHHGLHETYIADGKAEEFEWALFPYPNAEGKDPKAEVQLSGFCVFDNEDEAKAEAAKKLIKFILDSDKYKDQAVVATGQLPVRNSMTGLYDDEDYQFSENLLKYAADTAYTANNYAGMRTKWYPNIQGALTEKLSAQEALDAFAKEGTEEINKE; this is encoded by the coding sequence ATGAAAAAGTCACTAGCAAAATTAATTCTAACAATTATGATTTTGAGTTTAATTGTTGTTGCAGTGGGTTGTGGTGGTCAAGACCAGCAAGATGGCCAAGACGACCAGAATGACAAAGTTTCAGAAGGAGACTCAAACGAAGGTGACGGTGAATCCGTAGAAATCGTTTGGTGGCAGTATCCTAGATTCACAAACATAGAAGAAAAAGAAGTCGGTGATTTTGAAAGTGAAATCATAGCGGACTTTGAAGAGGAAAATCCAAACATAAAAGTTAAAATCGAGATGATTCCTTGGAATGGTGGACCTGAAAAGGTGAACGTTGCTATAGCTTCAAACAGTACACCTGATGTTCTCTTCGATTATCCAGGAAGAATAATGGGTTACGCAACACAGGATGTACTTGTTCCTTTAGATGATGTAGTTACAGATGATATAAAAGGTGATATTCCGGAGAATCTACTCCAGGCATGTCAGCTTGATGGAACAACTTATATGTATCCATGTGGTGCAACTCCAATTGTAGTAGCTGTTAACCTTGATTTCTTTAAAGAAATAGGTAAAGAGGATTTATTACCTTTGGATAAAGAAGATAGAACTTGGACCCTAGAAGAATTTGAAACAGCTCTAAAGGCAGTAAAGGATAGCGGTAAGGATGTATATCCTTCAATGTTATTTGCAGGGAATGAGCAAGGAGACTCTTCTATGAGGATGTTTATTCAATCTGCATTTGATGCTGAACTGATCAATGATGATCATACAGAAATCATATTTAACAACGAGAATGCAGTTAAAGGTCTTGAGTGGATGATTGAAAAATATAAAGAAGGATTATTTGCTCCAGGGGCAGAATCGACTGTATCCTTGGATGTAGTTGAGACATTCTTCCAGACAAAATCTGCTATCAATATTATGGCATCACCTCAACATCATGGATTGCATGAGACATATATAGCTGATGGTAAAGCTGAAGAATTTGAATGGGCTTTATTCCCATATCCAAATGCAGAAGGGAAAGATCCTAAGGCAGAAGTTCAATTGAGTGGATTCTGTGTGTTTGATAATGAAGACGAAGCAAAAGCTGAAGCTGCAAAGAAACTTATTAAATTCATACTGGATAGCGACAAATATAAAGATCAAGCTGTTGTAGCTACAGGCCAGCTTCCTGTGAGAAATTCCATGACAGGTCTTTACGATGATGAAGACTATCAGTTTTCTGAAAACTTATTGAAATATGCTGCAGACACTGCTTATACAGCAAACAACTATGCAGGGATGAGAACTAAATGGTATCCAAATATTCAGGGTGCTTTAACAGAAAAATTGAGTGCACAAGAAGCTTTGGATGCATTTGCAAAAGAAGGCACAGAAGAAATAAACAAAGAATAA